GTTGGCCGTCAGGAACTCCATGGCAAAGTGGATGCCCTTGAGGTTCCTGCCCTCCACGGGCAGATCGCGCGGCTTGGTGGCCCCGCAACAAAGCACCACCGCGTCATATTCCTCCAGAAGCTTGCCCGCGGGGAGGTCGCGTCCCACCTCGCAGTTGGTGATGAAACGAATGCCCTCCTGCGCCAGCAAATCCACGCGCCTCTGAACGACCCGCTTGTCGAGTTTCATGTTCGGAATCCCATACATCAGCAGGCCGCCCACACGATCGGCACGCTCATACACCGTCACCCAGTGGCCGGCCCGGTTCAGTTGGTCGGCGCAGGAGAGCCCTGCGGGGCCGCTGCCCACGATGGCCACCTTTTTGCCGGTTCGTTTCTGGGGCGGGCGCGGTGTGATCCAGCCCGATTCCCACCCGCGGTCGGCGATGGCGCATTCGATGGCCTTGATCGTCACCGGCGGACGGATGATGCCCAGCACGCAGGCCCCCTCGCACGGAGCCGGACAGACGCGGCCGGTAAATTCCGGGAAATTGTTGGTCTTGTGCAGGCGTTCGAGCGCCTCCCGCCAGAGCCCGCGGTACACCAGGTCATTCCACTCCGGGATCAGGTTGTTGATGGGACAGCCCGAGGCCGCCCCGCCCAGGATCATGCCGGTGTGGCAGAAGGGCGTGCCGCAGTCCATGCACCGGGCCCCCTGCGCCCGCAAGGCCGCCTCGTCCATCGGCAGATGGAACTCGTCCCAGTTGCGGATCCTCTGCAAGGGCGGCAGTTCGGGGGGCAGTTCGCGCGCGTATTCCAGGAATCCAGTCGGCTTACCCATGGATGTGTCGCTTCAGAATGAGGGACAGGTCCCCAGCATCAACCGCCACCGATCCGGGCGGCGTCCTTGGTGTTTTCGATGAATGCCGCCATGATGGCTTCCTCGCCGCTGAGCCCGGCTTCGCGCACCTTGCGCATGGCGGCCAAAACCCGGGCGTAGTCCTTGGGCAGGACCTTGACGAATCGCGGCAGATAATCCTTCCACGATACCAGGATCGTGGCGGCCCGGCGGCTGCCGGTGTATTCCTCGTGCCGCTCGATCATGCGGCGCACCTCGGCAATCTCCTCCTCCTCTTCCAGCCGGCACAGCATCACCATGTCGAGGTTGCACCGGCGCGGGAAATCCCCGTCCAGGTCCAGGACATAGGCGATGCCGCCCGACATCCCGGCGGCGAAATTCTTGCCCGTCCGTCCCAGGATCACCACGCGGCCGCCGGTCATGTACTCGCAGCCGTGGTCGCCCACACCCTCCACCACGGCGCAGGCACCCGAGTTCCGGACGCAGAATCGCTCGCCGGCCACGCCACAGACGTAGGCCTCCCCGCTGGTGGCACCGTAGAGGGCCACGTTGCCGATGATGATGTTCTCTTCGGGCGCAAACGTGGACCCGCGCGGGGGCCGAACGATCAACTTGGCGCCGGACAATCCCTTGCCAAAGTAGTCGTTGGCGTCCCCCTCCAGCTCGAAGGTGATCCCCCGCGGCATGAAGGCGCCGAAACTCTGCCCGGCCGAGCCCTTGAAATGAATGCGGATGGTGTCCTCCGGCAGACCGGCCTCGCCATAGCGGCGGGTGACCTCGCTGCCGAGCATGGTGCCCACCACCCGGTGGCAGTTTCGGATGGGCAGCACGGCCCGGACCGGCTCGCCCCGTTCCAGAGCCGGTTCACACAGCCGCAGCAGGATCTGCCGATCCATCGTCTGATCCAGTCCGTGATCCTGCAGATCCTGGCAGAATCGCTTTACAAAGGGCGAGACCTCGGGCTGATAGAAGATGCTGGAGAAGTCGAGCCCGCGGGCCTTCCAGTGTTCGATGGCACGGTTGACGTCCAGTTTGTCGGTCCGCCCGATCATGTTGTTCAGGGTGCGGAAGCCGAGCTTGGCCATGAGCTCGCGCACTTCCATGGCGATGAAGCGCATGAAGTTCACCACGTGCTCCGGCTTGCCCATGAAGTGCTCCCGCAAGCGGGGATCCTGGGTGGCCACGCCCACCGGGCAGGTGTTTTTGTGGCAGACCCGCATCATGATGCAGCCCATCGAGACCAGCGCGGTGGTGGCAAACCCAAACTCCTCGGCCCCGAGAAGGGCTGCGATCACCACGTCCCGCCCGGTTTTGAGCTGCCCGTCCACCTCCACGGCAATCCGGCCGCGCAGGTTGTTCAGCAACAGCGTCTGGTGCGTCTCGGCCAGGCCGAGCTCCCAGGGAATGCCCGCATGCTTGATCGAGGTCAGCGGCGACGCACCGGTCCCGCCGTCGTGTCCACTGATGAGGACCACATCGGCATGAGCCTTGGCCACGCCCGCGGCAATGGTGCCCACACCCACCTCGGCCACCAGTTTCACACTGATCCGGGCCTCGTGATTGGCGTTCTTCAGGTCGTGGATCAGCTGTGCCAGATCCTCGATGGAGTAGATGTCATGGTGCGGCGGCGGGGAAATCAGTCCCACCCCGGGGGTGGAGTGCCGGGTCTTGGCAATCCACGGATACACCTTGTGCCCCGGCAACTGGCCGCCCTCACCGGGCTTGGCGCCCTGAGCCATCTTGATCTGGATCTCCTGCGCGTTGACCAGGTAGAGGCTCGTGACGCCGAACCGCCCGGAGGCGACCTGCTTGATGGCACTGTTCTTCGAGTCGCCGTTGGGCAACGGTTTGTACCGCTCGGGATCCTCGCCGCCCTCGCCCGTGTTGCTCTTGCCGCCAATGCGGTTCATGGCAATGGCCAGGGTCTCATGGGCCTCCTTGCTGATCGAACCGTAGCTCATGGCGCCCGACTTGAACCGGCGCATGATGCTCTCGATGGGTTCGACCTCCTCGAGCGGAATGGGCTTGGGCGCGAATTTGAGTTCAAACAACCCGCGCAACGTGCAGAGGTTCCGTGCCTGTTCGTCCACCGCGCGCGAATACTCCTTGAAGGCCTGGTAGTCGTTGTTGCGCACGGCCTGCTGGAGTTTGTGAATCGTGACGGGGTTGAACAGGTGGAATTCACCGTCCGCACGCCACTGATACTGCCCGCCCGGATCCAGGGCCATCGTACCGTCCCCCCGGTCCACAAACGCGGCCTGATGCCGGAGGAGCGTCTCACGCGCCACCTCCTCCAGACCGATCCCCTCAATCCGCGACGGGGTCCAGGTGAAGTACTTGTCCACGAACTTGCGGTTCAATCCGATGGCCTCGAAGATCTGCGCGCCGCGATAGCTCTGGAGCGTGGAGATCCCCATCTTGGAGGCGACCTTGAGGATCCCCTTGACGACCGCCTTCACGTAGTTCTTCCGCGCCTTCTCCCGGTCCACCTGGAGCAGCCCGGCGTCCAGGAGCTTGTCCAGAGTGTCCAGGGCCAGGTACGGGTTGATGGCGCTGGCCCCGTAGCCCACCAGCAGCGCAAAATGATGCACCTCCCGGGGTTCGCCGGATTCCAGTACCAGACTGCACAGGGTGCGCCGGCCCTGCCGGATCAGGTGGTGATGCAGCCCCGAGATGGCCAGCAGCGCCGGGATGGGCGCCCATTCGGCGTTGAGGCCGCGATCGGACAGGATGAGAGTGTTGGCACCGTCAAGAATGGCCTCGTCGGCCTTGCGGTATAGATCTTCCAGCGCCTGTTCCAATCCCCGGGCCCCTTCGGCCGCGGGAAAGAGAATCGGGATTGTCACCGCGCGGAAGCCCGGGCGCTGCACATTCTTGATCTGCGCCAGCTCCTCGTTGGTGAGGATGGGCCCTTCCAACTTGATGAAACGGCAGCTCTCGGGGGTGGGCTCCAGCAGGTTGCCCTCCCGGCCGAGGGCCGTTTCCGTTGAGGTCACAATGGCCTCCCGCAGGTAGTCGATCGGCGGGTTGGTGACCTGGGCAAATAGCTGCTTGAAGTAGTTGTAGAGCAGCTGGGGTTTGTTGGACAGCACCGCCAGCGGCGTGTCATTGCCCATGGAACCAACGGGTTCGACGCCATCGGTGGCCATGGGCACCAGAATCATGCGCTCGTCCTCAAAGGTGTAACCGAACGCGCGTTGCAACCGTACCAGCTCGGGCTCGGGTGGCCGCGCCGGGGCGGGTGCCTCCGGCAGGTCATCCAGTTGAAGCACGTATCGGTCCAGCCACTCGCGATAGGGCTTTTCCGTGGCAATGGAATGCTTGAGTTCCTCATCCGCCACGATCCGACCTTGCTCCGTGTCCACCAGCAACATGCGGCCCGGCTGGAGCCGGCCCTTGTACTCAATCCTCTCGGCCGGCACATCCAGCACCCCCACCTCGGAAGCCAGGATCACCAGGTCGTCCTTGGTCACGTAGTATCGCGAGGGCCGCAAGCCGTTGCGGTCCAGAACGGCCCCAATGCGGATGCCATCGGTGAAGGAAACCGAGGCCGGTCCGTCCCACGGTTCCATCAGGAAGCGGTGGAACTCGTAGAAAGCCCGCTTCTCCGGGCTCATGAAGGGGTCGTGCTGCCAGGGCTCCGGGATCATCATCATCACCGCATGGGGCAGGCTCCGCCCGGCCAACACCAACAGCTCCAGGCAGTTGTCGAACATGGCGGAGTCGCTACCGTCCGGCGCAATCACCGGCAGGACCTTGCGCAAATCATCGCCGAAAACCTGCGACCGGAACAGCGCCTCACGGGCATGCAGCCAGTTGATGTTGCCCCGGAGCGTATTGATCTCGCCGTTGTGAGCGATGTAACGGTACGGATGCGCCCGATCCCAACTCGGAAACGTGTTGGTGCTGAACCGGGAGTGAACCAGCGCCAGGGCACTGGACATGGACGGATCGCTCAGCTCCGGGAAATAGGTTCGGAGCTGCTCCGCCGTCAGCATCCCCTTGTACACCAGGGTGCGATGTGAAAGAGAGCAGACGTAAAACCACCGCCCCCACGGTTCACCGCCGTAACGGATCCTCTTCTCCGCCACCCGCCGAACCACGTAGAGCTTGCGCTCGAACGCCTGGTCATCCTTCAACGCCGACGGCCGCCCGATGAAGACCTGGCGCATGTAAGGCTCAGACGCCCGCGCCGTGGCCCCGAGGTTCCCATTATTGGTCGGGACATCTCGCCAACCCAGGAACTCCAATCCCTCCTCCTCCACCACGCGGACAAAGGCGGCTTCACACCGCTGGCGATCCTCCCGGTTGGGCGGCAGGAACACCAGGCCACAGCCGTACTGCTTTTCCCCCGGCAATCGCAAGCCCACTTCGTCACAGGCCTGCTGCAGAAATTCATGGGGCATTTGCAACAGGATGCCCGCGCCGTCGCCGGTGTTGTTTTCGCAGCCGCAGGCGCCCCGATGCCGCAGGTTTTCCAGAATGGTCAGCGCGTCCGTGACAATGTTGTGGGATTTCTTACCCTTGACATGGACAACAAACCCGACCCCGCACGCTTCGTGTTCGAAACGTGGATCGTAAAGACCCTGTGCCTGCGGGTACCCGGGTGGGCGAACCGCCTGCGAACCATGATGTTCCTGCGACATGTCTCCAGCGCTCATTCGGTACACTTCCAGCCCGTTCCGACACTCCGTACGTCGGCGGGTCGTGCGTATTTAATACGAAAAACCCTCGCCTGCAACCGGTTTGTTGGACAAATTCGCCACGGCCTTGAC
Above is a genomic segment from Limisphaera ngatamarikiensis containing:
- a CDS encoding glutamate synthase subunit beta — its product is MGKPTGFLEYARELPPELPPLQRIRNWDEFHLPMDEAALRAQGARCMDCGTPFCHTGMILGGAASGCPINNLIPEWNDLVYRGLWREALERLHKTNNFPEFTGRVCPAPCEGACVLGIIRPPVTIKAIECAIADRGWESGWITPRPPQKRTGKKVAIVGSGPAGLSCADQLNRAGHWVTVYERADRVGGLLMYGIPNMKLDKRVVQRRVDLLAQEGIRFITNCEVGRDLPAGKLLEEYDAVVLCCGATKPRDLPVEGRNLKGIHFAMEFLTANTKRLLGGGADHDFIDARGRDVIVVGGGDTGTDCVATALRQGCRSVLQLEILPKPPETRAPNNPWPEWPRIFRVDYGQEEAAAVQGEDPRRYRTTVVRFLGDETGHVKGVRTVMVDWQKDAQGRFTPVPVPGTEQTLPAQLVLLAMGFLGPEDTILDQLELERDPRGNVKAEYGRFQTSVPRVFAAGDMRRGQSLVVWAINEGRACAREVDRFLMGQTVLP
- the gltB gene encoding glutamate synthase large subunit yields the protein MSQEHHGSQAVRPPGYPQAQGLYDPRFEHEACGVGFVVHVKGKKSHNIVTDALTILENLRHRGACGCENNTGDGAGILLQMPHEFLQQACDEVGLRLPGEKQYGCGLVFLPPNREDRQRCEAAFVRVVEEEGLEFLGWRDVPTNNGNLGATARASEPYMRQVFIGRPSALKDDQAFERKLYVVRRVAEKRIRYGGEPWGRWFYVCSLSHRTLVYKGMLTAEQLRTYFPELSDPSMSSALALVHSRFSTNTFPSWDRAHPYRYIAHNGEINTLRGNINWLHAREALFRSQVFGDDLRKVLPVIAPDGSDSAMFDNCLELLVLAGRSLPHAVMMMIPEPWQHDPFMSPEKRAFYEFHRFLMEPWDGPASVSFTDGIRIGAVLDRNGLRPSRYYVTKDDLVILASEVGVLDVPAERIEYKGRLQPGRMLLVDTEQGRIVADEELKHSIATEKPYREWLDRYVLQLDDLPEAPAPARPPEPELVRLQRAFGYTFEDERMILVPMATDGVEPVGSMGNDTPLAVLSNKPQLLYNYFKQLFAQVTNPPIDYLREAIVTSTETALGREGNLLEPTPESCRFIKLEGPILTNEELAQIKNVQRPGFRAVTIPILFPAAEGARGLEQALEDLYRKADEAILDGANTLILSDRGLNAEWAPIPALLAISGLHHHLIRQGRRTLCSLVLESGEPREVHHFALLVGYGASAINPYLALDTLDKLLDAGLLQVDREKARKNYVKAVVKGILKVASKMGISTLQSYRGAQIFEAIGLNRKFVDKYFTWTPSRIEGIGLEEVARETLLRHQAAFVDRGDGTMALDPGGQYQWRADGEFHLFNPVTIHKLQQAVRNNDYQAFKEYSRAVDEQARNLCTLRGLFELKFAPKPIPLEEVEPIESIMRRFKSGAMSYGSISKEAHETLAIAMNRIGGKSNTGEGGEDPERYKPLPNGDSKNSAIKQVASGRFGVTSLYLVNAQEIQIKMAQGAKPGEGGQLPGHKVYPWIAKTRHSTPGVGLISPPPHHDIYSIEDLAQLIHDLKNANHEARISVKLVAEVGVGTIAAGVAKAHADVVLISGHDGGTGASPLTSIKHAGIPWELGLAETHQTLLLNNLRGRIAVEVDGQLKTGRDVVIAALLGAEEFGFATTALVSMGCIMMRVCHKNTCPVGVATQDPRLREHFMGKPEHVVNFMRFIAMEVRELMAKLGFRTLNNMIGRTDKLDVNRAIEHWKARGLDFSSIFYQPEVSPFVKRFCQDLQDHGLDQTMDRQILLRLCEPALERGEPVRAVLPIRNCHRVVGTMLGSEVTRRYGEAGLPEDTIRIHFKGSAGQSFGAFMPRGITFELEGDANDYFGKGLSGAKLIVRPPRGSTFAPEENIIIGNVALYGATSGEAYVCGVAGERFCVRNSGACAVVEGVGDHGCEYMTGGRVVILGRTGKNFAAGMSGGIAYVLDLDGDFPRRCNLDMVMLCRLEEEEEIAEVRRMIERHEEYTGSRRAATILVSWKDYLPRFVKVLPKDYARVLAAMRKVREAGLSGEEAIMAAFIENTKDAARIGGG